A segment of the Candida albicans SC5314 chromosome 2, complete sequence genome:
CTGCATTGTGTTTTACAGGATTGGGGTTGGGAGTTATCATTATTCAACCATGCGCAGCAAAATATGGAAAACGTGTGGTGTACTTGACTTGTACCTTAATTGCTATAATAGGATGTATTGTTGGTGGCACAGGTAAAAATTTGGCCCTGTTgtatattttcaatttcttaaGTGGACTCGGTGCGTCTCCAGTGGACAGTATTGCCGAAGTATCTGCCAATgatcttcattttcaacatGAAAGAAGTACAGCACTTTCAGTGATCATCATGGCGTTGTATTTCGGATCTGTACGTAAGACTTTTTGATTCCTTATTTTGTGGtgtttctattttttactaactaactatttcaagtttttatCACCAGTTGCCGCTGGCTATATCACTGCCAACCCTCATCTTGGCTGGAGATGGTGCTTTTATGTCcagataataatatatgCAGTGTTGTTCATATTCATGTTTTTTGTATTGGAAGATACAACTTTTACAAGAGATTCGAAAAAGGAAGATGAGTTTGAAGAACATATCCTTCAGCAAGTGCAATCCATGAGGTCGAAAGATAATGTTGATGTTATTCTCAGTTCAAGTGCATCCGTGAAAACTGAAGAGAATGAGTCTGTTGACGAGTCCACTATACCCAAAAAAACGTATTGGGAAAGAATGAAGTTAATTCACACTGAATATGGTGACCGTCGATCATGGTTGCTTATATTTGTGCGGCCAGCATTTTTGGCATACTTTCCTGCCATCATATGGTCAAGTTGTGCTTATGGGGCCCAAATGATGTGGTTGAGTTTAATGGGAAACACTCAAACATTATTCTATGCTAGTGAGCCCTATAATTTCACAGCAGATAAGGTTGGTTTGACTAACCTCGCACCTTTTGTCGGTGTTGTTTTGGGTATGTTATATGGTGGTAGATTTGTTGATTGGTTTTCTTTacaaaaagcaaaaagaaACTTTGGTATCCTGGAACCCGAGCATAAATTATGGACTATGATTGTGCCTTTACTTTTTAATGCCGCTGGTTTGATTGCATATGGATTAGGGCCATATTACGGTGCTCACTGGGCCATTTCAGTTATTATTGGCCAAGGGTTTTTGGGATTCGCTATGGCTGCATCTGGAACATTGTGTTTGACATATGGTGCATTCGACTGTTACCACAAGTTAGCTGGTGAAAGTGTTGTcttgattttatttattaggAATATGTTTGGCATGATATTCTGTTTTGCATGTCAGCCATGGATAGACAACAGTGGTGTCTTCTGGACAACAATTACCATGTGTGTTCTATCCATTGTAATAAATGGTGGTTTTGCCATTTTGTTGGTGTGGGGAAAAACATTCAGAAAATGGACTGCTGAACCATATGAAAGATATAGTGATTCTAATTAtggaaatattttttaaacatAAAACAGTGTGAATTATGTAGAGTAATAAATTAGTTTAATATGAGAATTGAAACGTTTTTGGATGCGTGTATCAAATGCATATAATTAAGGTTTAAAGAAGGTCATCGCCAAGAACTgcaatttttgtttattactATAATGGAAGCTGTAGACGACTGCAGTCGGGTTCTAGGTTCCGCTTTTTTAGgtgtttcttcttcttttctttttttttttttggcttcTTCACACACTGTGTGCCAGAAATGAGTCAAGAGTATTTAAAACATTCAAAATATGTTGAAATGGCTAGATAAAGTATTCTATTCTTCAGAGACAAATGTCATCAACCCATACACTTGACAATGTTAGTTTATCTAATCAGCCAGATGATTCAGAGCATTACAGACTGAATATTGAATTGCAGCTGCTCCGCAAATCAACTGAAGACAGTATCGCAGTAGTTGAAAATGAAGTTCCCCTGACACCAGTGGAAGAGCCAAGCGAATATATGATAAGGAGACGTGAAGGTTCACATGTAGCTCCTGCGATCGAGTCACCGGGTGATTCCCCTCGATACGATAGCAGAGCTTTAATGTATGGATCAGAGAAGGATCATTCCAGTTTCCCTGACGGAGGCACACAAGCTAACCTCGTTTTACTTGGGTCCTTTATAGGCTTAATTGCAGATTTTGGAATTGCAAATTCGTTGGGTGCAATTGAATCGTACGTTTCATCGCACCAATTGAAAGACATTTCAAAGTCACAGGTTGGGTGGGTGTTCTCATTGCATCTTGGTTGTATGTATTGGTTTGGGGTATTTTTTGGTGAgttttttgataaatttggtGCCAAACGACCTTTAATTGCAGGGAACTTCTTTATGTGTTTGGGGTTGTTGTGTACAGCTGAGAGTCGCTCgctttatcaatttattttgtcaTTTTCCATTGTCACAGCTATAGGGACCTCTCTTGCAATGTCTCCTTTGATTGGGGTTTTGAGTCA
Coding sequences within it:
- a CDS encoding uncharacterized protein (Predicted membrane transporter; member of the drug:proton antiporter (12 spanner) (DHA1) family, major facilitator superfamily (MFS); mRNA binds She3), with protein sequence MFDKEINEIPEYEMVPGTVQLVDVTGTLEVEKNGDKSNIILQPPPSKNINDPLRWSKRKRRIQFFLLFIWSFLQSSTSNFTGPLYDAFVEALDVTYQDISNTAALCFTGLGLGVIIIQPCAAKYGKRVVYLTCTLIAIIGCIVGGTGKNLASLYIFNFLSGLGASPVDSIAEVSANDLHFQHERSTALSVIIMALYFGSFLSPVAAGYITANPHLGWRWCFYVQIIIYAVLFIFMFFVLEDTTFTRDSKKEDEFEEHILQQVQSMRSKDNVDVILSSSASVKTEENESVDESTIPKKTYWERMKLIHTEYGDRRSWLLIFVRPAFLAYFPAIIWSSCAYGAQMMWLSLMGNTQTLFYASEPYNFTADKVGLTNLAPFVGVVLGMLYGGRFVDWFSLQKAKRNFGISEPEHKLWTMIVPLLFNAAGLIAYGLGPYYGAHWAISVIIGQGFLGFAMAASGTLCLTYGAFDCYHKLAGESVVLILFIRNMFGMIFCFACQPWIDNSGVFWTTITMCVLSIVINGGFAILLVWGKTFRKWTAEPYERYSDSNYGNIF